A region from the Silene latifolia isolate original U9 population chromosome 7, ASM4854445v1, whole genome shotgun sequence genome encodes:
- the LOC141590403 gene encoding uncharacterized protein LOC141590403 — protein PSAHGDEVSVSAKDTSPSEDLPVDGVEWVELFVREMSVASDVNDARIRATRALEAFEKSICARANAQTAQNFQQKNLMLKEQVESLLQENGILKRAVSIQHERQKEFEAKSGEVQQLKQLLSQCQEHIRTLEVRFRTSMFVFQLA, from the exons CCCTCGG CTCATGGGGATGAAGTTAGTGTGTCTGCAAAAGATACATCACCCTCAGAAGATTTACCTGTTGACGGTGTAgagtgggtagaactttttgtaagGGAAATGAGTGTTGCATCTGATGTCAATGATGCAAGAATTCGTGCCACCAGGGCTCTTGAGGCTTTTGAGAAATCTATTTGTGCTCGTGCCAATGCTCAAACTGCACAAAATTTTCAACAG AAGAATTTGATGCTGAAGGAGCAAGTTGAATCGTTGCTTCAGGAGAATGGAATCCTGAAACGTGCTGTGTCAATTCAACATGAGCGCCAAAAGGAGTTTGAGGCTAAGTCAGGTGAGGTGCAACAACTAAAGCAGCTTCTGTCCCAGTGCCAAGAACACATACGAACTCTTGAGGTTAGATTCCGAACCTCCATGTTTGTATTTCAATTAGCTTGA